CTGACAGAGTTGTtgcagtttgctatgcttttcctatggtcAAATTTGAGAAAGGGCAAATAATCGCCTCTGGCCTGGATTAAATCAGAGCTATAGTGCTGCCACATCTATTATAAAGTGTTGCTTTGGTGGCATCACAAACTAGATTCACTCCAGGTAATACATTGCCATTTCTGGAACTGTGTAATACTGATAAATGTAATTAGCACCTAACTCAAAGCAGTATAATCACAGCTACAGTATGCATGCACCAAtgaatgaatgcaaaaaaaaatacttttgtatctgaatacattttACCTGAACCACCTTAAAACTACACATAGTGATGAGGACAGtgagaacacatttcaaataggAATTCAAAGCTTGAGCTATAGGCTTACAAATCATCACCGCTTAACAAGGTAGGCACATATTTACATAATCTATCTTGAAATAATAGAAACGTGAAAATTCACACATGATAGTTTTTTGCAGGGCGGAATGTGTTTGGACTCTATTGGCCCAGGTTATGAGCTGTTGGGTGGTTTCAGTGGTACCAGAAGTTCTTGGTCCCTTAGCCTTTGTTTGAcatttaacagtgtttttttttttacatgtcatTTGTTTCCCCTTAATTGAGATAAGCACAATGCAGTTCCACTGTGCCTGCAAACCAACCCAACTATATCAGATTTTGTATAACGCTGTATCCAGTGATTCTCATGGGGTCAGGGAAATGTCTTATATAGAACATAGATGCTGTCGGATCTGTCAGATAAAACTgaggaaacaaacacatttttttttctgaaactagAAAACATTTTTTGGTGCCCAATTATTTTGACCCCCAGTTGTTCTCCCCCATTAAGAATTTTCAGTGATGTTCCCTGACTCTGTAActctccacacagctcagcagAACTGAAGACCAGTGGATCAAGTCAACTGCGTCTATACCCAGCCGCTGCAGGTGCCAGCAAGATACCGGCCcctggacaaaggccagccctgcaggtttgTACTTGAGCTCTGtgcgactcaccctgcacacgtcacagctatgcttttaccaggtgagccactttgCATTTGAGGGTCAAAGTTTAGTTCCACAAGACGAGCCCCAGGGGGTATATCTTAGTTGCAGGTTGaatttaattcagtggtaactGACCCATGAGCTGAAGAGAGCTCAACAACACCAAACTCTAATCTAACTGAAATCAGTTGTAGGAAACTGTTTACACATCTCAGTTTTTAAATGAGCAAgagcacaaacacaaaaacaaatagcTGGTAGATCTGGTACACAGCCAAGAAAATatctgcagaaaaaaatacacacacaaacatacattacacatttatttaaaataagatcAAGTACGTGGAACTGAACAAAATCTAGGACATATTTTTATTGCAAATGAGATGAGATATCATTGGACCAAAAAAAGAGATCTTTATGAAAACCCAATGAAAATAATAGCATATTGCATTGCCTAGATGTTATGATAACGCTACAGTTTCATTACAACAAGAGCATTTTCCAGCGAAAGAAAAAGTTGGATTTCTGCAATAGAAAACATAGCAGTTAGTTGGCAGCATTATGGGTGCATAATCTATACACTAACTTGAGTACCTTGCAGGTTGTGTGAACTGCTGTTGCAGATCCTGTACTGTTTCAAGATAAAACAAACTTGTGTCTTCTATGGTCTAGCAAGGAAGTCCTTATcagacaaaaaaaggaaatatggttttcaaaaagctgttttaagttttttattCAAGTGTAATTTGAGCTGTCAACTTATCACAATTCAAAACCACAAGAAACCAGAAAGAAGACACACAAGAAGAATCACAAAATGGTTAGTACAGGTAGAATAACCTGGGCAGATATTCACAATTCCTAAacaatttaatgtttttgttggcaggtattaaattaaatcaacatgttaaaaatgtgttaattcccAACAAGAACAGCTGTCTTTGTCTTATTTGACCTATATTGTAGGTCATATTGCCTTATTATAACAATACAGACAGATAAGTCATTACTTTAAGACCACAACTTCAGAGAAACTATAAGTGCATTTACGCTTACAACTCGGACCAGAACTGGCTCGAAGTCGATCagattaaaagattcttatcATCTGAGTCACCCATTCacacttgagcacagacctaAGATGACTGTGGTCCCATATGCGCACATATAACCCCTGAACTGTAGTGCATGTCCGATGACATCATACCAACCACTTCTTGCGTGAAGACATTTCTCCTCCCTAAAATACAGAGggggaagtgtttaaatcaacaacaagTCTGTCATCTGTGTTACTGGTGTGTTTTTACATCACGATGGTCAATCTGTGATTAAGATTTAAATTTGCTGTCAGAAATGGGTCCTTGAAAACTTGTGTATCAGTACCATCTACTGCCACCTAGCACACAAAGCAAGACAACAGAGGGCTCTCAGACACGAGAAGCTActaaaacaacagaaacaaaagtGACAACAGGCAGCTTCATGGAACCTTCGTTTTGAATGGTTTGTTTTGAAGACAGCCATGCAATTTTATTGCACTTTGGAAACTACTTTGAGTTACAGTAGTACAAGATATAATTGCAGAATGTGGACACAAACAAGAATATCAGCATTTTGGGGCAATGCAGTAAGAAAACATTTAGTTGTGAACAATGATTGGAAAACTTTTGCGTCAGCAATGAAACTTTTGTTGACTTGGTTATTTGCAAACACCTGCAATTATGCAGAAAGATTCCCTCTTTAGTGGAACAGTTCCAGTGCCTGTGATGTTGGCAATGTCTTTGTGACATCTCGGAACACCTTGTCAGAATCGCACTTGTGAGCACCTATTTAGTGTTTCTTTGACAAAGGTCTGCACATGCTGTTCGTAAGGTGACTGTTAAAATCATACTGCCAAATGTAATTTGTAAACTACAAGGTTTGCTTCTGCAGTCAATCTTACAAGGATTTAGAGATCGGTATGGGTAGCCCCAAGTTGTAGCAGCTATAGACAGCATGCATATACCTATTATTGCACTGTCAGAAAACAGCGCAGACTTCTAAAACAGAACACGTTTCCATTCAGTCATCATGCAGGCAGTTGTGGATAACAAGTACAGTTTGTGGCACATGTTCGTTGGGTTCcctggaaaaataaaatgtagacgCTCCAGTACATTTAACAGGGCTACTGCTTTCCCACTACTGCCCTGATGAAACCTTGCACTGACAATGGACATCTCAAAGCCGAAGATGTGCATTTTAATGATACACTTTCACAGGCTGTTAAAACATGCTGGATGTGTTTGCTAAAGATACATTTATGCCATGACTTATTGGTGCTGCTGTGCACTGCACAACTTATGTGAGCAGCAAGGTGTCGTTTCGAATGTGTAGTGATTTGAAAGCCTTAATGTTGTTTGCATGCCCAACCAATGCTTAAACTTCCACACACTCGCAGCTTTATTCTTCAAATTGTATCATTGTTAGTGCCATGATGCATATAATTAAACAAGCACGATGTGCAGGTCTAAAGCATGTTAGTTTTAAATAAGACTGCATTCACCCCGTGAAGGAAACTTTTCATTCTCTTACAGACTTTactgtaataatttgtttaattctaaataCAGGTACCCACAAAACCGAACTTTTCCTTATAATGATATGCATCAAAATACGATCATGTTATGTTTGTAGATATGTGTGAAATATAATAGTTTTGTGGCAACTAGGCTTGATTCACATTTAGCCCACataaattacatgtttaaatatcTTTCTACGTTCTAGCACAAATATCTTAAATCTTATTATTTtgataaatgtaaataaactataGCATTTACTATCCAACGAAATGAAGTCCTCCACCTCTGTCTCTAGCGTTCTGTCAAAGCTATGTTTTGCTTCTGTTGTAACAATCTCAACTTTCTGttcctgctgtctgtctgtttgtcgcTGACAATGTGGGCATTGCCCCCAGGGTATGGGGCAAGTGGGAGGCGCTCAGGTCACAGTAGAGCAAAAGACAGAAAAAACCGTCACAGAGCCCCCTCTGGAGCAAGACACTTTTAGGATGGCTGGACCTGGGACAGCTgcgtttacacacacacacacacacaaaggcctAGGCCGTCTGTCAGCTTCAAAGTGGCTAGTGTAAATGGGGTATAGGCCTAGTCTTAACCAAAGTAATTTATtcagaaactaaacaaacaggtaatgtgacgggtaagtgcattaatttgttacatttatataatggggattgattttattcttaagtATCGTTACGTGTAACTGGGTAACGGATATCGGAGTGCTGACTGTAACTCTCTGGCCCCTCAAAGGTCCTGGAAAGCTAACAGAACGaaagaaaaatgtaaagatttcaaacaaaataagtaataagGAAATAAGGAAAACACAGACTAAATGAAGATATCCCGACTTTActaataaataacataacattaaGAATAACTAAAATTAACTAAATTAAAGCCCCCATCCACCTTAATTGAACACCAACAATGTTTTCTaccaaaataaaagtaaaatgcatAGAAAGATATAAACCCGAACTGATATAAACTAGGAGTGATGTggcaagttttatttaaaaattctgAAATTCATTCAGACACAGAGGAGACAGTGCTAAACAGATTTAACAATTAGCAAAAATCTTCATATTGACCCAAGGGGATTtcataaacatgttttacaatacaattaaaacaaccCTACCCCCTAACCCAACACCACGCCATTCATATAATTGAATACAATTCAAAGCATCTTCTTGAATATCACTTGGGTGGGTACTGAGCAAATGGCGACTCTTCGTTTACCCGATTctgaaaaacaagaacaagattTCACAAACACGTGGCATAGGCGTCTCCCAATAGACCAGCTTTGCAACATGTTCAAAATAATATTGTCCTTTATGGgttgatatattaaaaacactttgtgtgtttttaatatatcagtTCTCTTCTAGAATTTCTCTTCTATGGACTGCAGCAATGCTGGATCGCTGTGTATCCAGATCACTCTCCCTGCTGCAGCAATGCTGGGTCGCTGTGTATCCAGATCACTCTCCCTGCTGCAGCAATGCTGGATCGCTGTGTATCCAGATCACTCTCCCTGCTGCAGCAATGCTGGAACGCTGTGTATCCAGATCACTCTCCCTGCTGCAGCAATGCTGGATCGCTGTGTATCCAGATCACTCTCCCTGCTGCAGCAATGATGTTTCTGCAATACACATCTCATTTCTGGATACATTGCAATGTTTAGAAGGTAAATCTTATCTCTCCTGGCAAACATGCtcaagtaaaagtttttttttttaagtaattctttagttgatttacctatgatgtgtgaagaaaaatatcaaaatcaGGATTATGTGGCATATATATTGCTTCAGTAGTGATAGCACAGGATGGAGTAGGTAAAGTAATGTGCTTCTTGTAATCACTGCAGGGTTTCTGTGACACTTAGGGACCGGTAACCCCACACATTTACGGGCGCTTCATTCAGGGTGTTGGTTGCTAATGAACAGTAAAGTGTTGGATTtgacaatgtgtttgttttgagcTAGCTGCAAAGTGAATACCCTTCCACACAGATTCCAGAGCCAGATAGGGGTCCACTCACCATGGGCACATCCTCCAGTCTCTTGAACTCTGCTTTCCCAGAATTGCAGGCCTTTACTATGACAACCACAATGACCAGGATGAGCACAATAGCAAAGATacacagcacagccaccaggcCCGGGCTCCTGGGCAGGTCATTGATGGAACCCAGAGCTTGAGAAACAAAAGAACAGCAGAACTTCAACACTAACCCTCCAGGATCCAATTACTACTGGAGCTGTAACTGTATACTTACAAAGTGTGCAGTTTTTCCATAATAACACTGCACACAATGACAAAAAACATCACTTACGTttctctttgttgttgtttgttctgttattttgtactttctgAAAGCTGCCATTTTTATACTTTTGCCTATGATAGCATTTGTATGTAAGGGCCTTGTACACAAAGGatgacaacaatttaaaaaatatatgttcaaATTTTAAATAGACACACTGTGCCGCTTTATACTGTAAAGTCAAaaatatttgcgagccttttattatgtgtttttcgcGTATGAAAAAAAGCCACAAAAATGtttggcacaaatatcaaattTCACTAACAACACATACTTTGTACGTTATATCAGTGCAACCAACTTGTATGTAAGCTTCCTAGTGCTTTTATTAACCATCGTGAAATGAAGTGGCATGGAAAAGAGTTTTATGCCTACTACAATTGATATAAACCAGAGTGAGTtaataaccaaagtgatattatcaggtgTCTCCATTGACTACCATTATATTCTGGTTAGGTAGTGGAGGGTGATATTAATAGGAGTTATTAAGTGGGTGGTGCAGAGTGGCTGTTGCTCACTGAGGATTCCAGCAAGGCCTCTGCCACTCCACAGTGGCCCCTACTGGTCAAGTGAGCTCAACGCAGGCATCTGCAGGACTGGCTCTGGTTCTTCAAGGCCGGTTGCATCTGCTAGACAGCTCCTGGGTTTAAAGAGGGAGTGGCTAGGTTGTGGGATCGGATCGGAGATGCCCACTGGACCTGCAGCTCCTGGGTTTAAAGAGGGGggtggcttggttgtgggatcggatCAGGGTTGCTACAGTGAAGGAAAACCTTTGGGACAAAACTGTGGAGTTAAATAACGTGTCACACTgaattacatgcaaaaaaaaacaacttacgtGTTAGGTCAGTACTGTTAATCTTATTGGTGGTATTTGTAGTGAGCAAAGGGGCCTGCACTGAAACAGTGGTTGTTTTCAGCGGAACGCTGACAGTCTCATTGACAGGATGGCTGGTGTGGTTATTCACAGACACGGTGGAGGAGTCCGGTTTCAGTGGGGTGGAGGCTGATGGAGAAGCGGTGGATGAACCCAAGGTTGTGTTGGATTTGTCTGGTAATGCTGTTTGAACTCCAAGAGTGGTCTTGGTTGAATTGTCTTGGGATTTGCTTGTTTCTGTCAGGGACTGGTTGGAGGTTGTAGCGGTAACGCTCTTTATTGTATCTGCGGTGGTTGTAGACCCATTTGTAAAGCCTGTAGTGGGGTCCTTTATTGTTAATGCTGTGGTggtattagggttagggttaaggtcaGAGGTTGACGTTGTGGTTGCCTCTGCACGTACCTCTGAGAAAAGAAATATTAGGGTTACATAATGTTAAAGAGGAAGTAGCTTCAAaatccccttacctttttatggtgGTTGCATTCTCAATGGGCCTTATAGCAGTTCCTGAAATACTGAGTGAAGGTGCTTTGAGTATGAGGCCCAGAGCTGCTCTCAGGTGTGCTGTCTAATTAGTAGCCTCTAGTGCACAGCAGGGTACTGCACAGTCCTTTTCTTTTTGATGAGGTTTGCAATCACTCTGAGTGCTTCTTTGATATTGTCTAGATCTGCTGATCTGACACTTCAGAACAAATTATCGTTTTATTActgtacactagatggtgctgttgcATCATTCTTAGCTTAGCCAATGTTACAGGCAACGAGaagtgaagagcagctcctgaactcaagtgAAAGCACCCTAACACAGACTTAAAGTATTTGCAAGCACCATAAAAATGTTGGAAAACTCTATTTTAATCAATAGATAATTGCCTCTTTtcgggaaaaaaaaaggttttataaaaatTAATGTCTATTTTTACATTTGACAATCGAAAGACTCCCTCTAGTGGCCAAACTGTACAGTTGCAGGCACTGTTCTCAATAGATCTCTGACTTTCACATAAACAAAACTGgctttgtatattttgtgttgtctgtGATCTTATAATATTTAGCAGTGATGCGCTGtattattacatttgtaatgGGATATATGGCAAGACATTACAGTTGTGTAAGCGAGCATGAAGCCAATACCTGAAGATCTACTTCAGGAACACGAATTCCCTGGCACTGCTGTAAATTCTGTATCATAAAGTAATCAAAAGTGTgtaacaaagacagacagacaggccatTATAATCCTCTGAATAACTAAGACTCGCCTtagcaagttttatcacaatcAGATAATCAGTTTTCAGTGgcagatatatatttatatgtataaacagtagtgtacaaatgtattagaacaccccatcaCTTTTGCTTTGATCTGTTGTACATATGAAGTCAAACTACTGGAGCTGAATAAATATCTAACAGCATGTCCACACATCCCCAGTGATAATTAGACACTACTAAATGCAAGTCAGTTTTCCATTACAGTTGCAAAAGCTTGCATGTTCTGAAACAATCAAGTTCCGAACTACTGTTCAAAAATCTAGGAATTCCTGTTCAGGTACATTTTCCCCTCAAGCATGCAATGTAAATAGAACCAAAGAAACTTTAACCCAACATTTCACAGTCTGAAAGTGAAACCATGTGAATTATGAGAagctctgtgtttattttgttagtgTTATTTATCTAATGGTTTTTCCATGTACATCAATTGTTATGTACCAGCTTCCTGATAGCTTATAATGTCCTATGCTGTAGGTCACACAGtctgactgcagctagtccatTGGAGTAAGTGAGCCCTACACCACAGGAATTGATGAACCAGAGTGAGGTACAGCATTTAGTGCCATTTGAAAGATTTAACACAATGAAGGGTGGTGGTGGGAGGGAGGTTatggtaagggttagggttagggttagctccCAGTGTCAATAAGTGCATTCATTCCAAAGCCTTGGTTAGCGCTCCTGtgagccaaatgcatactgtagaCACTTGTGTACACCAGCGATCCACCAGCCTGTAGATAGTGTGCACTTGCCACCTGTCTCATTTCACACTGCTTACCTGGTCAAGGTTACGCCCTGCAAACTGCTGGCATGCTTGAAGTGTCAGTTGAGAAGTGGAGTCTGGGTGTCAGTGTTAACTCTGTAATGCCCTTTTCTGTTTCACATGTCATACAAGGCTTAgccacccctatatatatatatatatatatatatatatatatatatatatatatatatatatatatatatatatatatatattagcctcATATATTTAAATCCAGCCTCAAAATTTGTATGCAGTACATTATGTGTTGCCAgacaggaaacaaaaacaaattgtgttttgcACAAGAAACGGAATCCAGTTACACAAATAAAGTAGCTTTCCTCATTTCTTAAATGCTGAGGCATCACAGGGTTAGGTTTTAGcaaaaaatagtgtttttatcAAACGTTATTGCATCTTCTATCAAACTGATCCTGTTAAATGATAGCACAGATAGAGTAGAGCATACTCTTCTTATCTCAAACTGGACCCATAATGGTGCAGGCAAATTGAAATGATAGCATCGATAGAGTAGAGCATGCGCCATAAACCTTCATAGAGTGCACCCAAATAACTGAGGTGCCCCTGAAGGGGTCAAGTAGGCTGTTTTCAGTTAGAAAACAAGCTCAAGATCAtccatggagtattctgtttatataacaagtacaatgcaTGGAAGAGATAGTATATTCAAACCGCAATTAAACAGCTGGAATGAGGGAATTACGTTACTTAGATCACTCAGTGGTTGGACTTGAATGGGTGGTAGATTGCAAAATAAAAtctggcaataaataaataaataaataaaaaaataaataaataaataataataataataataataatgtgtagcactgaatacgaaaaaaaaaacacaatgaacttGTCAATGTATGTGTTTCAGATATTATTAACAAGTAGAACGGTACCCCaatatgttttcctttttgtctgGGAAATTATGGTCAATTATTACAGCTGTAGTATAGGCTAAAACATTTTGCTACCACTATCAATCATTTGCGCATATAGTAGTGATGTTCGGGAGTACGTCTAATGTGTTCTTTGTCTATATCTCCAGTGTTTGCCACTGTAACTGCAAACCGCCTCTCTCTGTtgttgtgctgtttgttcagttttaaatGATCCCTTACTCTGTAAAGCCAAAATCAACGGTGTGACCGGACCACAGCACACTCAAAATTTGATACCCCGTCTCAATTTGTATGAACGTCAAAATGAGCTTCTTTATCAAAGACGTCTACTTTTGTTCTCCCATTGTAGGAAGCGAGGTATTCAATTCTGCACAACGCACA
This Polyodon spathula isolate WHYD16114869_AA chromosome 27, ASM1765450v1, whole genome shotgun sequence DNA region includes the following protein-coding sequences:
- the LOC121301122 gene encoding uncharacterized protein PB18E9.04c isoform X1, which encodes MLASRMAGTMRVLLIALLFAEVRAEATTTSTSDLNPNPNTTTALTIKDPTTGFTNGSTTTADTIKSVTATTSNQSLTETSKSQDNSTKTTLGVQTALPDKSNTTLGSSTASPSASTPLKPDSSTVSVNNHTSHPVNETVSVPLKTTTVSVQAPLLTTNTTNKINSTDLTPLGSINDLPRSPGLVAVLCIFAIVLILVIVVVIVKACNSGKAEFKRLEDVPMKHHCCSRESDLDTQRSSIAAAGRVIWIHSVPALLQQGE
- the LOC121301122 gene encoding uncharacterized protein PB18E9.04c isoform X2, giving the protein MLASRMAGTMRVLLIALLFAEVRAEATTTSTSDLNPNPNTTTALTIKDPTTGFTNGSTTTADTIKSVTATTSNQSLTETSKSQDNSTKTTLGVQTALPDKSNTTLGSSTASPSASTPLKPDSSTVSVNNHTSHPVNETVSVPLKTTTVSVQAPLLTTNTTNKINSTDLTPLGSINDLPRSPGLVAVLCIFAIVLILVIVVVIVKACNSGKAEFKRLEDVPMNRVNEESPFAQYPPK